From Pseudodesulfovibrio nedwellii:
GCTTCCACGGCACTTCCCACGGTTTTATTGCCAAGGAAGCAGCCCGGATAATCGGCAAGTCTTTCGAAGAATTCAACTGCATCACAGTACACCTTGGTAACGGTTGTTCAATGACCGCCACCAAGGAAGGTAAAGCAATCGACACATCCATGGGCATCACCCCGCTGGAAGGTCTTGTCATGGGCACACGTTCCGGCGATGTGGACCCGGCCCTGCACGCCTTGCTGGCACGAACCCGCAATATGACATCCGAAGATGTTGATCGAATGCTCAATAAAGAATCCGGCCTCAAGGGATTGTGCGGCATGAACGACATGCGCGACATCCACGCGGCCATTGAAATGGGCGATGAAAAGGCCAAACTCGCTCTGGATGTCCAAACCTACAGAAACCGTAAATACATCGGCAGTTACATGGCTGTTCTGGGCCATGTCGACGCCATAATTTTCACCGCCGGGATTGGTGAAAACGACTATATCGTGCGCCGCGAATCATTGAAAGGCCTTGAGTGCTTCGGTGTAAAGATCGATCAGATGAACAATGCACAGCGAGCTGCAGAACCATTAAAAATCAGTACAGAAGACAGTTCTATCGAAGTCTGGGTTATCCCGACCAACGAAGAACTCGCCATTGCACGCGAAACAAAGAATTTTGTGAATTAATCAGTAACGACCTGTTGCGGGAGCCATTGGCCCTTGGTCGAATCAATCTGGAGGTGGATACCATGTCATCCAAGGATACATTGTATCAAACGTTTGTGGAAAAAGCGGAACTCGTTTCCGCGTTCGTGACGAATATCGACAGCGAAGAAGCTGCCGTCGATTACGTCATCAACCTGTGTGATAAAAAAGAAGCATGTCAGCTTCTAGCCAGCGGTTGCGAAGCCGATCTTTCTGAAAAAGCTGAAACTTTGTGTGATGCGAAGCAAACCAAAGTCATCGCCGCCCCGGGCCTGAAAAGCGATTTGTACGAAACGCTGGCCGCCAAATCCAAGAAATCCGGTTTCGACTGTATTGATTCCGGTATGCGCAAGCATCTTGCTGGCATCGACATCGGTTTTACCATTGCCGAATACGGCATTGCCGACACCGGCACCATGATGGTCGACTGCCCGAGTGAAGAACTCCGTCTTGCCACCATGGTCAGCGAATACCACGTCTGTGTCGTTCCGAAATCCAAGATTCGTGCGAATACCTACGGCGTAGAAAAAATGATGCTCACCCGGATGAAAAAAACACCGAACTATCTTGCCTTCATCACTGGTGCCAGCCGCACCGCAGACATCGAACGCGTGCTTGCCCTTGGCGTGCACGGTCCCCTTGAACTCCATATCCTTATTCTGGAGGACCAATAATGCAGAAAGCTGACAACCTGAAAGAATACCGTAAGGAATTACAAGAGTCTCTGGACAATGAATTCCTGCGCACGACTCTTGATAATTTTGCCGTGGCCTACAAAGCCGGACGAGCCAACGCCTTCAAAGGCATGGATGTACGCAGCCTGATCGACGACATCGCCTGTTCCAAAGACGCAGCCGGTGAAAATTTCGAAGCTCTCTACAAAGAATTCAAAGAAAATGCAGAGGCCGCTGGCATCCACGTTCACTTTGCCAAAACCGGCGACGAGGCCAACCAGATCATCGCCCAAATCGCCAAAGACTCCGACTGTAAAAAGATAGTTAAATCAAAATCCATGACAGCAGAGGAAACTCTGCTCAACCATGATCTGGAAGACGCTGGCCTTGAGGTCACTGAAACAGACCTTGGTGAATGGATCATTCAGTTGCGCCATGAAGGCCCGTCTCACATGGTTATGCCTGCCATTCACCTGTCCCGCTATCAGGTTGGCGATCTCTTCACCGAAGTCACCGGCTCGAAGCAGGATGCTGAGATCGAAAAGTTGGTCAAAGTAGCCCGCCGAGAACTCAGACAAAAATACGTCGAAGCAGACATGGGCATCACCGGCGCCAACTTCGCCGTGGCCGAAACCGGCGGTATTGGTCTGGTTACCAACGAGGGTAACGCCCGCCTAGTGTCCACCCTGCCCCGCGTGCACGTCGCGCTCATGGGTATCGACAAACTTCTGCCGAACCTTCACGATGCCCTACGCATCCTGAAAGCGCTGCCACGCAATGCCACCGGTCAGCAGATCACATCGTACGTCACCTGGATCACCGGCGCCAACGAATGTCTTTCCGCTGAAGACGGTAAAAAAGAAATCCACTACGTCATATTGGACAATGGCCGCTCCGAATTACTCAAGGACTCCTTGTTCTCACAGGTTAACCGTTGTGTCCGCTGTGGTGCCTGTGCCAACGTCTGTCCGGTTTACCGACTGGTTGGTGGTCACAAGATGGGCCACATCTATATCGGTGCCATTGGCCTAATCCTGACATACTTCTTCCACGGCAAAGACAAGGCCAAAAACCTCGTCCAGAACTGCATTAACTGTGAAGCATGCAAGGACGTCTGTGCTGGCGGCATTGATCTGCCCCGACTCATCAAAGAAATCCATGCCCGTATTCAAGATGAAGACGGTCATCCGCTTCCGAGCGTCCTGCTGAGCAAAGTTCTCAGAAACCGCAAGTTGTTCCATACTCTGCTTCGCACTGCCAAATGGGGCCAAAAGCCCGTGGCTGAAAAAGACGGATTTATCCGCCATCTGCCCATGATCTTCTCCAAGGAACACAGCTTCCGTGCTCTGCCGACTATTGCTGAAAAACCATTCCGCGACTGGTGGAAAGACAACCGCCCGGAAGTAAAGAAACCCAAACTCAGGGTTGCACTGTTCTCCGGTTGCGTGCAGGACTTCGTTTATCCTGAACAAATGCAGGCTGCTGTTGAACTCTTTGCCGCCAACAACGTGA
This genomic window contains:
- the ldhH gene encoding L-lactate dehydrogenase (quinone) large subunit LdhH, whose protein sequence is MQKADNLKEYRKELQESLDNEFLRTTLDNFAVAYKAGRANAFKGMDVRSLIDDIACSKDAAGENFEALYKEFKENAEAAGIHVHFAKTGDEANQIIAQIAKDSDCKKIVKSKSMTAEETLLNHDLEDAGLEVTETDLGEWIIQLRHEGPSHMVMPAIHLSRYQVGDLFTEVTGSKQDAEIEKLVKVARRELRQKYVEADMGITGANFAVAETGGIGLVTNEGNARLVSTLPRVHVALMGIDKLLPNLHDALRILKALPRNATGQQITSYVTWITGANECLSAEDGKKEIHYVILDNGRSELLKDSLFSQVNRCVRCGACANVCPVYRLVGGHKMGHIYIGAIGLILTYFFHGKDKAKNLVQNCINCEACKDVCAGGIDLPRLIKEIHARIQDEDGHPLPSVLLSKVLRNRKLFHTLLRTAKWGQKPVAEKDGFIRHLPMIFSKEHSFRALPTIAEKPFRDWWKDNRPEVKKPKLRVALFSGCVQDFVYPEQMQAAVELFAANNVSMEYPMEQSCCGLPVQMMGEMEASRDVAKQNLRAFEPDAYDYIITLCASCAAHLKHNYPKLVMDRPALKYRADAFADKIIDYSSFVNDVLKVKKVDFNESKEKATYHAPCHLCRGLEVHDAPRQLIEKGGMEYVECAEEEVCCGFGGTFSMKFPELSAELLNKKLTNVEETGATTLLTDCPGCIMQLRGGLKTRGSKIKVRHVSEVLADNSKKK
- a CDS encoding LutC/YkgG family protein, producing the protein MSSKDTLYQTFVEKAELVSAFVTNIDSEEAAVDYVINLCDKKEACQLLASGCEADLSEKAETLCDAKQTKVIAAPGLKSDLYETLAAKSKKSGFDCIDSGMRKHLAGIDIGFTIAEYGIADTGTMMVDCPSEELRLATMVSEYHVCVVPKSKIRANTYGVEKMMLTRMKKTPNYLAFITGASRTADIERVLALGVHGPLELHILILEDQ
- a CDS encoding acetate kinase, with product MKVLVINSGSSSIKYQLLDMNNESVLCTGLVERIGEEVGRLTHRIAPDTEDAKKIKLEQPISDHEVGMTLAIDLICGENGVVKDKSEIAAIGHRIVHGGEKLHEPTLVDDAVVEELEKIIPLAPLHNPGHLAGIRVARHLFADVPQVVVMDTAYHQTLPPKAYMYALPYELYDEMRIRRYGFHGTSHGFIAKEAARIIGKSFEEFNCITVHLGNGCSMTATKEGKAIDTSMGITPLEGLVMGTRSGDVDPALHALLARTRNMTSEDVDRMLNKESGLKGLCGMNDMRDIHAAIEMGDEKAKLALDVQTYRNRKYIGSYMAVLGHVDAIIFTAGIGENDYIVRRESLKGLECFGVKIDQMNNAQRAAEPLKISTEDSSIEVWVIPTNEELAIARETKNFVN